A window of Garciella nitratireducens DSM 15102 genomic DNA:
TTATTTATAAATTTATAAAATAATTAAGAAAAATAGGGGAGGATTATATGGAAAAAATTGTAGAGAGATTTCAAAGATATATTGCTATTGATACAAGATCAGATGAACAAAGTAATACTTGTCCAAGTACTCCGGGACAGTTAGAATTAGGAGCTTTGTTAGTAAAAGAATTGCATCAGATAGGACTTTATGAAGTAAGACAAGATAAAAATGGATATGTGTATGCAGTGCTTCCCTCCAATTTAGAGAAAAAAGTACCTGCTATAGGATTTATTGCTCATTTAGATACCAGTCCAGATCTAGATGGAAAATGTGTAAATCCTAAAATTTTTACTTATCAAGGGGGAGATATTAGACTAAATGATCAATATAGTATAAAAGTACAAGAATGTCCTTTTTTAAAGGATTTAGAAGGGCAAGAGATTATTACTACGGATGGGACTACTTTATTAGGAGCAGACGATAAAGCGGGAGTAGCAGCTATCATGGATGCAATGGAATATCTCATTAATCATCCAGAAATTAAGCACGGTAAGATTTCTATTGCATTTACCCCTGATGAGGAAATTGGAAGAGGAGCGGATAATTTTGATATAGAAGGATTTGGGGTAGATTTTGCGTATACAGTAGATGGGGGAGCTTTAGGAGAATTAGAATATGAAAACTTTAATGCAGCTAGTGTTCAAATTGATATCCAAGGAAAAAATGTTCACCCGGGTTCTGCTAAAAATATTATGGTAAATTCTATTTTAGTGGCTATGGAATTAGAATCTATGCTACCGGTCAATGAAAAACCAGAATATACCCAAGGATATGAAGGCTTTTACTTATTAACAGATATGAAAGGGTGTATTGAGCATACTACTTTAAAATATATTATCCGGGATCATTCAAAGGAAAAATTTCAAGAAAAGAAAGTTTATTTAGAAAAGGTAATAGACTATTTAAACGACAAATATGGACAAATTATTGCCTGGGAAATAAAAGATACTTATTATAATATGAAGGAAAAAATTCTGCCTCATAAAGAAATTATTGAATTAGCGAAACAATCCATGAAGGAGTTAGGAATTATCCCATTGATTCGGCCTATTCGAGGGGGGACTGACGGAGCAAGGCTCTCTTATATGGGCCTTCCTTGTCCTAATTTTTTTGCTGGAGGATATAATGCGCATGGAAGATATGAATTAATTCCTACTAATTCTTTAAAGTTGGCTTCTCAACTTATTGTAAGGATTGTTGAAAATAATAGCAAATAAAATTTTTTCAAACTTTCTCACCTTCTTTTATGTAGGATGTATGAATTTATACATTTTTTGATATATTTATAAAGAGGGGGTGGGGACCATTCATAAGAACTATTTTTTGACGATAACAGGACTCAATCACTATTATGGAATGAAACCTATTGAAATAGGAAAAATTTTGACGTTGGTAAAAGATAAAAATAATAAGTATGACGAGGAAGCGATAGCGGTTTTGTTGCCTTATATAGGGACGATAGGATATGTGGCAAATAGTCCTAATACGGTTGTAAAAGGTACTTCAAGTGCAGGGAGAATTTATGATATTTTTGAAGAAGAGGCTTATGCTCAGGTTTTATTTGCTACCAAAGAAAGTGCTATTTGTGTACTGATATTAAAAGAAGATTTATTAAATTTAATGGAAGATTTTTTAAAAGAAGATCTTACAAATAGAAAATTAAATTAAATATAATACGATAAAAATAAGCTCTTAGATTAAGAGCTTATTTTTATCGTAAAAAAAGGATTTTTTTTAAGGCATAAAGAATATGTAAGAAATAGTTTTGAAATAATTTTTAAAATTTAAAATGCTAAATAAAGAAACATAGGTGGTTTAATGATTGAAATTATAGGATTTGATTCTAAGAAAACCATTATAGAAAATTTAGAATTAGAAGATTTAAAAAATAAGGACATTCAATATTTTTGGATAGATTTCAATGCTCCTTCAGAGAAAGAAATGGCTTTATTAAAAAATTATTTTCATTTTCATCATTTAACTATAGAAGATTGTATGTATTCTTTTCAAAGACCTAAAGTGGACTTTTATGAGGATTATTACTTTTTTATATTTCATGCGATTTCTCAATCTAAAGTAGAGGAAATAGATGTTTATTTAGGGGAAAATTATATTGTTACGTTCCATCATAAAAAAGATCTTGAAGAGATTTTAAGCGTAAGGAAAGAGTTAACCAGAGGGTTTATTCCATGGGAAAAGATGAATATTTACATTGCTTATCTTATTTTAGATAAAATTGTAGATCAATATTTCCCTTTATTATATGAAATAGAAGATCAATTGGATTTTTTTGACCATATTTCTTATTCTCATTTTTCCCAAAATAGTATCGATAAATTATATATGATTCGGGCAAAATTATTGAAAATTAGAAGAACGATCACTTCTATGGCAGACTTACTTTATAGAATGATTAATTCTAATCATATAAAAACTTTATTAGGGAATGAAGAATACTTTAAAGATATTTATGATCATTTACTAAAACTTACAGAGTTGATAGAGACTCAAAGGGAGATTACTGCTGAGATTCAATCCAATTATATGTCATTACAATCAAATAGAATGAATGCGATTATGACTATGCTTACTATTATTACCGCTATTTTTATTCCTTTATCTTTTATTACAGGAATTTATGGAATGAATTTTGTAAATATGCCAGAGTTAAAATGGAAATATGGATATTTTATGATATTAGGAGTGATGTTTGTTTTAGGGGCAGGAATGTATATTTGGTTTAAGAAAAAAGGATGGTTTAACTTATTTAAATGAGGAAATTATACTATTAATTTTTAGGGGGATAAGAGGATGAAATGTATGGAGTTTTTAGTAACTACTCGAAAAAATCAACAATTTTTAGAAATCACAAATCTTGTTGAAGAAGCTGTACAAAGGAGTCAAGTAAAGGATGGAATGGTAGTGTTTTTTGTGCCTCATACTACTGCAGGAGTCACTATTAATGAAAATGCGGATCCTGATGTGATAACAGATATTTTATCTGGATTGAACAAGGCATTTCCTGAGAGAGATGAATATTTACATATAGAGGGGAATTCTCATGCACATATGAAAGCTTCATTAATGGGATCTTCCTGTCATATTTTTGTTGAAAACGGAAAATTAAAATTAGGAAGATGGCAAGGTGTGTATTTTTGTGAGTTTGATGGTCCTAGAAATAGAAAGATATTCATAAAAATAATAAAGGAATCTTGATATAGAAAGATTAGAAATAATATCTTATATAGAGTGTTAAAATTCATATAAATTTTGGAGGTGAATTGATGAAGTTACGAGAAATTGTCAATCTTTTAGATGCCAAGTGTATTTTAGGGAGGGATCAATTAGATGTAGAGATTCATTCGGCATGTGGGTCAGATTTAATGAGCGATGTTCTTAGTTTTGCTAAAGAAGATGTTATATTATTAACGGGATTAAATAATGCCCATGTGATTCGAACTGCGGATATGGCGGGAATTCGTTTTATCATATTTGTTCGAGGAAAAGAGCCAACAAAGGAAGTTTTGGATCTTGCTAAAAAATCAGAAATAGGAATATTATCTACCAAGCTTCCCTTGTATGAAGCTTGTGGAAAACTTTATTTAGGTGGACTAGGAAGAGAGAATTAGAGGAGAATATGGAGAATATGGAATATGAAAAAGGAAACATTAAAACTAGAATTTCCTATTTATAGAGGAGATTTTTCTAGTGCTGGAGAAACTTCAAGTAAAATAAAAAGAATTTTACAAAATATTGGATTCCGTTCAAAATTCATTCGAAGAATTTCTATTGCAGTTTATGAAGCAGAAATGAACTTAGTGATCCATTCCTTTGGAGGGATTATAAAAGCTTACATGGAAGAAGATAGCGTAAGAATTTATGTAGAAGATCAGGGCCCAGGAATAAAGGATATTAATTTAGCGATGCAAGAAGGATATTCTACGGCAAGTGATGAAATAAGAGAGATGGGATTTGGTGCAGGAATGGGATTGCCCAATATGAAAAAATGTTCGGATCATATGTATATTCAGTCCAAAATAGGAGTAGGGACAAAGATCATGATGGAATTTTATGACTTGTAGAAATTTTAAAAAAAGGGGAGAGATCATTGAAAGAATATAGTCATTCCGTTGTTTTAAACAAAGAAAAATGTTTAGGTTGTACTAATTGTATCAAAAATTGTCCTACTCAAGCAATTCGGGTTAGAAATGGGAAGGCATTTATTATAAGCGATCGATGCATTGATTGTGGAGAATGTATTAAAGTATGTCCACATCATGCAAAAGATGCTGTCACTGATTCCATTCAAGAGATTGAAAAATTCACCTATAAAATAGCGATTGTTGCTCCTACTTTTTTAAGTCAATTTGAAGACGATATCAGTACCAATGCTATATTAACAGCAATAAAAAATATAGGATTTGATGAAGTGCGAGAAGTGGCCTATAGTGCTGAAATTTTAGGAAAAGCATTAGATAAAGAATTTAACAAAGAAGGAGTAAAGTTTCCTTTAATTTCTTCTTCTTGTCCTGCTATTGTAAGATTAATACAGGTTCGTTTTCCGGAATTAATTTCTCATTTAGTTTCGTTGGAATCTCCAATGGAAGTAGAAGCTCGATTGGTTAGAAAAGAATTAAAACAAAAGGGAGTGAAACAGGAAGAGATAGGTATTTTCTTCATAAGTCCATGTCCAGCAAAGGTTACCAGTGTGAAAAAAACCATTGGACAAAAAGAAGAAAAGTCTGCGGTAAATGGAGTATTCTCCATAAAGGATATCTATATAAAAGTATTAAAAAATATTAAAAACTTAACACAAGTCGAGGATTTAGAGCGAGCATCTAGTAAGGGAATTAGTTGGGCTCAGACAGGAGGAGAGGCTAGCTTTATTTCAGACTCTAATTATATTAATGTGGATGGAATTCAAAGTGTCATTAAAGTATTAGAGGAAATTGAAAGGGGAAAACTAAAGGACATTTCTTTTTTTGAAGGATTGGCTTGTAGAGGAGGCTGTGTAGGGGGGGCTTTAGTAGTGGAAAATAACTTTATAGCAAAACAAAGGATTTATCGAAGAGCTAAAAAAAGTAAGAAGGAAAATCCTTTTACCAAGGAAGAAATAGAACAATTTTATAAGAGTGGAATCCTTCATCAGACTAGTAAGATTCTTCCTAGGCCAATGCCGCCATTAGATGAAAATATCAATCTGGCTATTGAAAAAGCAAAAAGGATAGAAGAACTTGTTAAAAAATTACCTGGACTGGATTGTGGATCTTGTGGAGCTCCTACTTGCTTGGCTTTAGCAGAAGATATTGTGAAAGAAAGAGCCCAAGAGGTAGACTGTATCTTTTTATTAAGAGAAGGAATTAATCATCTAGCCAAAGAAATGGTTAGTCTATCTGAAAAAGTTCCACCTGTTATTATGGAAAAAAATAAAGAACAGGGGGTGTAAAGATTGAAAGTAGAGGATTTATATCAAATGTCGGAATTTTGTTCTATTACAAAAAAGATGAAAAAAGATCAAGAAATCACAGGAGGATATTGTGGAGATTTATTAAGCTGGGTTATGGCTCATGCGAAAAAAGGAAATATTTGGATTACAGTGCAAACTCATATAAATATTATAGCAATTGCAACATTATTAGAACTAACTTGTATTATTATACCAGAAAATATTTCAGTAGAAAAAGAAACCATACAAAAAGCTGAGCAAGAACAGATCCCCATCTTAGGGAGCAATTTGACCTCTTTTGAAATTGCTAACCTTTTAGGGAAAAGAGGATTGTAAAAATGAATCACACTTATTATTGGGCCTATGATCTCCATATTCATTCTGCACTTTCTCCTTGTGCA
This region includes:
- a CDS encoding secondary thiamine-phosphate synthase enzyme YjbQ; protein product: MEFLVTTRKNQQFLEITNLVEEAVQRSQVKDGMVVFFVPHTTAGVTINENADPDVITDILSGLNKAFPERDEYLHIEGNSHAHMKASLMGSSCHIFVENGKLKLGRWQGVYFCEFDGPRNRKIFIKIIKES
- a CDS encoding DRTGG domain-containing protein, with the translated sequence MKLREIVNLLDAKCILGRDQLDVEIHSACGSDLMSDVLSFAKEDVILLTGLNNAHVIRTADMAGIRFIIFVRGKEPTKEVLDLAKKSEIGILSTKLPLYEACGKLYLGGLGREN
- the pepT gene encoding peptidase T, whose protein sequence is MEKIVERFQRYIAIDTRSDEQSNTCPSTPGQLELGALLVKELHQIGLYEVRQDKNGYVYAVLPSNLEKKVPAIGFIAHLDTSPDLDGKCVNPKIFTYQGGDIRLNDQYSIKVQECPFLKDLEGQEIITTDGTTLLGADDKAGVAAIMDAMEYLINHPEIKHGKISIAFTPDEEIGRGADNFDIEGFGVDFAYTVDGGALGELEYENFNAASVQIDIQGKNVHPGSAKNIMVNSILVAMELESMLPVNEKPEYTQGYEGFYLLTDMKGCIEHTTLKYIIRDHSKEKFQEKKVYLEKVIDYLNDKYGQIIAWEIKDTYYNMKEKILPHKEIIELAKQSMKELGIIPLIRPIRGGTDGARLSYMGLPCPNFFAGGYNAHGRYELIPTNSLKLASQLIVRIVENNSK
- the corA gene encoding magnesium/cobalt transporter CorA, encoding MIEIIGFDSKKTIIENLELEDLKNKDIQYFWIDFNAPSEKEMALLKNYFHFHHLTIEDCMYSFQRPKVDFYEDYYFFIFHAISQSKVEEIDVYLGENYIVTFHHKKDLEEILSVRKELTRGFIPWEKMNIYIAYLILDKIVDQYFPLLYEIEDQLDFFDHISYSHFSQNSIDKLYMIRAKLLKIRRTITSMADLLYRMINSNHIKTLLGNEEYFKDIYDHLLKLTELIETQREITAEIQSNYMSLQSNRMNAIMTMLTIITAIFIPLSFITGIYGMNFVNMPELKWKYGYFMILGVMFVLGAGMYIWFKKKGWFNLFK
- a CDS encoding AraC family transcriptional regulator; amino-acid sequence: MKVEDLYQMSEFCSITKKMKKDQEITGGYCGDLLSWVMAHAKKGNIWITVQTHINIIAIATLLELTCIIIPENISVEKETIQKAEQEQIPILGSNLTSFEIANLLGKRGL
- a CDS encoding HIRAN domain-containing protein: MGTIHKNYFLTITGLNHYYGMKPIEIGKILTLVKDKNNKYDEEAIAVLLPYIGTIGYVANSPNTVVKGTSSAGRIYDIFEEEAYAQVLFATKESAICVLILKEDLLNLMEDFLKEDLTNRKLN
- a CDS encoding ATP-binding protein, yielding MKKETLKLEFPIYRGDFSSAGETSSKIKRILQNIGFRSKFIRRISIAVYEAEMNLVIHSFGGIIKAYMEEDSVRIYVEDQGPGIKDINLAMQEGYSTASDEIREMGFGAGMGLPNMKKCSDHMYIQSKIGVGTKIMMEFYDL
- a CDS encoding [Fe-Fe] hydrogenase large subunit C-terminal domain-containing protein encodes the protein MKEYSHSVVLNKEKCLGCTNCIKNCPTQAIRVRNGKAFIISDRCIDCGECIKVCPHHAKDAVTDSIQEIEKFTYKIAIVAPTFLSQFEDDISTNAILTAIKNIGFDEVREVAYSAEILGKALDKEFNKEGVKFPLISSSCPAIVRLIQVRFPELISHLVSLESPMEVEARLVRKELKQKGVKQEEIGIFFISPCPAKVTSVKKTIGQKEEKSAVNGVFSIKDIYIKVLKNIKNLTQVEDLERASSKGISWAQTGGEASFISDSNYINVDGIQSVIKVLEEIERGKLKDISFFEGLACRGGCVGGALVVENNFIAKQRIYRRAKKSKKENPFTKEEIEQFYKSGILHQTSKILPRPMPPLDENINLAIEKAKRIEELVKKLPGLDCGSCGAPTCLALAEDIVKERAQEVDCIFLLREGINHLAKEMVSLSEKVPPVIMEKNKEQGV